Within Sorangiineae bacterium MSr11367, the genomic segment CTTTCTGCTAGCCGGCCTCACCGCAGCGATGCCTGCCAGCGCGCAGAGTTCGAGCGCGCCCGCCGAAGCGCTCTACCGCGAAGGACAGCGCTTGATCGCCGCGGGCGATGTGCATAACGCATGCATCAAGTTCGCCGAGAGCCAGCGGCTCGAGCCGGCGAGCGGGACGCTCATCAACCTGGCCGCGTGCCACGAGAAAGAAGGCAAGACGGCCAGCGCGTGGGCCGAATACGTCGAGGCCACAACCTCCGCGGGGCGCGCCGGGCAGAAGGATCGCGAGAAGTACGCGAAGGAGCACGCCGACACGCTGGAGAAGAAGCTCCGAACCTTGGTGGTCGCAGCAGTGGCGGCGCCGGCGGGCACCGAGGTGAAGCTCGATGGTCTTCCCTTCGGCAGCGGTGCCATGGGAACGCCGTTGCCCGTCGACCCGGGGGAACACGAGATCACCGTGTCGGCCCCGAAGAAGAAGACGTGGACGCAGCGGGTCACGTTGGAGCCGGGACCTGGGAGCACGCGGCTCGACGTGCCCACGCTCGAGGACATGCCCCGCGAGAACGGCTCGACGGCCATGCCGCCGACGCAGGAGCAGGCCGCGGCGTCGAATGACGTGGACCCCGAGGCCGTCCGGTCCGCGCGCCAAAAGAAGACCATCGGTTACGTCGTGGGCGGTGCCGGCGTGTTGGCGCTCGGAGCGGGCCTCTTCTTCGGATTGCGTGCGAAGGCGTTCGACGACAAATCGGGCCGCGAGCACGACAATGCGGTTCGCTACGGTGCGCAGGGCGACATTGCCAACACCAACGTGCAGAACTCGGCGGCGGCGGACGATCACAACAGCGCCAAGACAAGCCAGACCATCGCCATCGTCTCCGGTGCGGCAGGTGCCGTGGCACTCGGCATTGGAATCTATTTCCTTGCGACGTCCAAAGAGCCGCGCCCGTCGTCGGCGCGCGTGATGCCGCTTCTGTCCCCCAACACGGCCGGCGCGAGCGCCAGCTTTTCGTTCTAGGAGCCTTCGTCATCATGAAGCGACGTTTTTCGTTGGCCCTCATTTTCGCACTCTTCCCCGCGGGAGGCGCGGCCCTTGGCGCATGCGTCGGAGACGAGCCTGCACCGGTCACGCCGGTCTACGTCGAGAGAGACTCCGGGCAGGACGACAAGGACGTGACCTCGACCGACGGCGGTGGAGATCAGAACACGCCCTGGAACCCCAGCAAGGTCGGCGGCTTGTTCCTTTGGCTCGACGGTACCGACTCGGATTCCGTCAAGCGAAACGCGGACAACCAGGTCACCGAATGGACCGACAAGTCGCCAAAAGGGAAGCATTTCAAACCGACGGCACCGGAAAGGGGGCCCTTTTTCACGACCAGCGCCATTGCCGACAAGTCGGCCATTGCCTTCAACGCTGCCTCGTCGCAGTACCTCGTCGGCCCGCCGTTCTCGGAGCTCCAGGGAGCACACGCCTTCTTGATCTTCAAGACGAAGGCCGCGGCACAGACGAACAACGGCCTCTGGAAGTTCGGAACCGGAGACAACACTTTCTTCCCGTTCAGTGATGGCGCGTTCTATGACGGTTTCGGATCGACGTTGCGAAAGCTGAGTGGGCTCGCCCAGCCCAACGCGGATGTGCCCCATCTGTACGAGGTGGTCTCCACGTTCCAACGTTGGCAGGGCACGTTCAACGGGGATCCGAAGGTCGGTTACTCGACGACGTCGAACATAGTGGCGTTCGAACCGGCGGGATCGCTGCTCGGCGCCTCGGCCAACACGGACGCGAAACTTACTCCGCAGTATTATTTCACCGGCGTCTTTGGCGAAGTGCTCATTTACGAGAAAGAGATCTTGGGCGCAGACCTCGCCAACATCCGGAGTTACCTGTCCGCGAAGTGGCAGATCAACATCGCGAAGCCCGACGGCGGTTGAGCGCCGGTACACTTGAGGGACCGGCAAACGGCCTTACGCTTTCGGCATTGTGTCGGAACCTCTCCAGCCAGGGGATTTCTTCCTGGAGAAATACCGTATCGAACGGCTCGTCGGACAGGGCGCCATGGGGGCGGTCTACGCAGCCATGGATGTCGATCTCGCTCGGCGAGTGGCGATCAAGGTGCTCCTTCCGGCGGCCGCGAATACGCCTCAAGCGGAGAGTCGCTTCATCCACGAGGCGCGGGCGGCTGCACGCATCGAAGGTGAACACGTAGCCCGCGTGTTCGCCGCGGGGCGCGCTCCCGCCGGGCCCGCCTATATGGTGCTCGAGTTGCTCGAAGGGTCGGACCTGCGGGAACTGTTGAGCCGGTGCGGGCGCCTCGCGATCGAGGAGGCCGTCGACATTCTCCTTGAGACGTTGGAGGCGATCTCCGAAGCGCACCATCATGGCATCGTCCATCGCGACCTCAAGCCCGAGAACATCTTTCTCGCGCGCCGGAGCGATGGATCGGCGTTCGTCAAAGTTCTCGATTTCGGGATCTCCAAAACGCACAATCCATTTACGACCTCCGAATCGGAGCACGCACTTACATCGACGAGGGCACTTCTTGGCTCGCCGCTGTACATGGCGCCGGAGCAGCTGCGAAACGCGAAGAACGTGGATGGCAGGGCCGACATCTGGTCGCTCGGCGTGATCTTGTACGAAGCCCTCACGGGTCGTCATCCCTTTCGGGGAGAGACGTTGGGTGAGCTCTTGGCTGCCATCCTCGAGGGAAAGCCCTTTCTCGTCGGGGACGAGGCCCGAGCTGCCGGACGAACTTCAAGTACTGATTCATCGATGCCTCGCTCCGAATCCACGGCATCGGTTCGGCGATACATGGGATTTGGCACGTGAGTTGATGCCTTTCGCGCTGCGCTCACGAACGTCGCTCGATCGGATACGCCGATTCGCCGACATTCCGTCCCGGTCCATGCCGCGGACCGAGAAGCCGCCGCTCGTACGGAAGGCGGCGCGGCACGCGAACCGCTCAGGGCTGATGCTCCTTTTGGCCATCCCCGTTGCCTTCATCGTGGGCGGATGCATCGTGGTGTTCTTTCTTTTCGTGCGTCCCAAGACGGGGCCTCCCGTCGTCGTTGCGTCTCCCGCGTGTACCGAATCACCGCCTTCGGTCACGACCGCGTCGGAAAAACCGGAACCGCCGGTGGTGGCGCTCGAAGTGGCCAGCGCGCGACGGGAAGCCCCTGCCCCGCCCCGGCATCGGGCAAACTCACGCGCCGTTGCGGCGGTCCCCGAGAAATTGGAGCCCGGCGAGCCGGCCGCGGAGGCAGCATTCGAGCCTCTCGGTGCGCCTAGACACTAGGCCGGCGTGGGGCGGCGCACTACGAGTGCGGCGAGTGCGGTGACGAAGGGGACGACGACGAGGCCGTAGCGGCCGGCGCCGAAGAAGACGGCGTGGGTCGCGGCGGTGGCGGCGATGATGGCGGCGGTCCATCCGAAGAGCACCATGCCCGCGGGCTCGGCGAGGGCCGCTTCGGCAGCGAGAAGGGCGAGGACGAGGTATGCGAGCCAGCCGAATGGCGAGAAGGCAGCGAGAACGCCAACGAGGCCGGCGAGGCGGCGGAGGTTGCGACGGATGCCGGGACGCCATCCCATCGCGACGAGGGACACGACGAGAAGAAGGCGCGAGGCGACGGTTTCGACGGTGCCGAGGGCGAGCTTGGCGCGCTCGGTGAAAGCGCTCGGGTTCGCGGTGTGGAGGTACCAGGGGGCCGCGCCGAAGTAGTCGAAGGTGACGGCGAGCTTGCGCGGCATTTTCGCCAGCCACGCGGCGGGGGCCTCGCGGATGCGGCGGTGTGCGACGCGCTCCAGGCAGACGTCCTTTTCGGCCTCGTCCCAGACGGTGCTGCACTCCTCGGGGAAGCGAGCTTCCTCCCATGCGCCGCTCCGCGTCTCCTCGCCGATGAACAGGTTCCATCCGGCGTTGACGCTCACCAGGGCACATCGATGCATGCGCATGCAATTGCGCAACGTCCACGGTGCGCAGCAGAGGAGCGTCACGGCCAGCACGGCGCCCCCGGCGGCGGCACGCGCACGCCACGAGAAGGACGGAGCCAATGCCAGCGCGCCCAACACGGGGGCGAGGACGAGCGACTGCGGGCGCACCAAGGTGGCGATGCCCATGGTGATGCCTGCGCCGAGGAGACGAAGCATGACCCTCCCCCCCCAACCCCCCCCTGCGGGGGGGGAGGTGGCGATGGCGGCGGAGATCACGAGCAGTGCTGTCGTCGTGCCCTCGGTCATCAGGGCTGCCGTGTAGGGGACCAAGGCGGGATGCAACGCCACGCCAAGGGCCGCCAAGAACGGCGCGCGCGGGTGCACACCACGGGAAACGAGAGGCTCGACGAGAACATGGGTGGCAAAGGCCATCGCCGCGCCGAGCAGCGCGTTCTGCACCATGGCCACGACGGGATGCACACCGAAGAGCGCATACCCGAGCGCCATCAACGCCGGATACCCCACGGGGTAGTGCGCGGCATACGTGACGGCACCGTCGGGCCATAGCCATGTGTAGCCGTGGCCCTCGGCGAGACGCACGGCCAGCTTGTGGTAAAAGGTGCCGTCGGCGCTCGGCGGAAACGAGGGATACGCCCAGGCAACGACGGCGAGGCGCACGACGAGGGCCACGGCGGATGCGGCCAGCGCCGCATGCCAGGGGCGTCTCATGGCTGTGCGTGACGGCGCAACGCCACGACGAGCTCGCACGCGGGCAGGCCGACGACGTTGGAGTACGAGCCCTCGATGCGTGAAACCAACGAGGCGCCGAAGCCCTGAACCGCGTACGCGCCCGCCTTGTCGAGGCCCTCGCCGCTGGCGGCGTAATCGCGCACCTCGTCC encodes:
- a CDS encoding serine/threonine protein kinase, with the protein product MSEPLQPGDFFLEKYRIERLVGQGAMGAVYAAMDVDLARRVAIKVLLPAAANTPQAESRFIHEARAAARIEGEHVARVFAAGRAPAGPAYMVLELLEGSDLRELLSRCGRLAIEEAVDILLETLEAISEAHHHGIVHRDLKPENIFLARRSDGSAFVKVLDFGISKTHNPFTTSESEHALTSTRALLGSPLYMAPEQLRNAKNVDGRADIWSLGVILYEALTGRHPFRGETLGELLAAILEGKPFLVGDEARAAGRTSSTDSSMPRSESTASVRRYMGFGT